A section of the Deinococcus taeanensis genome encodes:
- a CDS encoding FAD-dependent oxidoreductase, which translates to MFGPASPRSRPQPGHLYDVAVVGAGLAGTELAWRLARAGQDVLLVSQALDHLGNLYQPTTRGVTFPPGSLFEEVRAALLPDTDGWTFHRHLKARVEETAGIHLLQSTVTALDEAEDRVALSTWEGPVLQARLVVLAVGAFLKGRLLVGDTMEEAGRLSEVAYDFLADDLTASGLWLIGGERHAQGEGVEPPYDVRFLTPAPGELSGFHVNRLERVRMLGQCTPGEHTYQSVLLDAERLAAALTEERA; encoded by the coding sequence ATGTTTGGCCCCGCCTCCCCCCGAAGCCGCCCGCAGCCCGGGCACCTGTACGACGTCGCCGTGGTCGGCGCGGGTCTCGCCGGCACCGAACTTGCCTGGCGCCTGGCGCGCGCCGGGCAGGACGTGCTGCTGGTCTCCCAGGCGCTTGATCACCTGGGTAACCTCTACCAGCCCACCACGCGCGGCGTGACCTTCCCGCCCGGCAGTCTGTTCGAGGAGGTCCGCGCCGCCCTGCTGCCCGACACCGACGGCTGGACCTTCCACCGGCACCTGAAAGCCCGCGTGGAGGAAACCGCCGGCATTCACCTGCTGCAGAGCACCGTCACTGCCCTGGATGAAGCTGAGGACCGCGTGGCGCTCTCCACGTGGGAAGGCCCGGTCCTGCAGGCCCGGCTGGTCGTGCTGGCGGTCGGCGCGTTCCTGAAAGGCCGGCTGCTGGTGGGGGACACCATGGAGGAGGCCGGGCGCCTCAGCGAGGTCGCCTACGACTTCCTGGCCGATGACCTCACCGCCAGCGGGCTCTGGCTGATCGGCGGGGAACGTCACGCGCAAGGGGAAGGCGTGGAACCCCCCTACGACGTCCGGTTCCTCACGCCCGCCCCCGGTGAGCTCAGCGGTTTCCACGTGAACCGCCTCGAACGCGTGCGCATGCTGGGCCAGTGCACGCCCGGCGAGCACACCTACCAGAGCGTGCTGCTCGACGCTGAGCGCCTCGCCGCCGCACTGACGGAGGAACGCGCTTGA
- a CDS encoding RluA family pseudouridine synthase, whose amino-acid sequence MTEPRPSNAGYAFRTQVRRGGQTVLAFLSAEYRHSSLQEWAARLAAGEVEISGARAHGPEVLRAGQVVVWHRPPWQEEAAPLHFEVLHEDEALLAVNKPSGLPTLPGGGFLAHTLLTQVRAQYPGASPLHRLGRGTSGIVLFARTGAAGSALSRAWREHDVHKVYRALAAGVAGPDRLEIRTPIGPVPHPRLGTVHAATPDGKPSRSVATVRARRADSTLFDVEIHTGRPHQIRIHLASAGHPLVGDPLYGPGGGPLPGLPGLPGDLGYHLHAWTLAFTHPIGGRRVHLEACPPDVLH is encoded by the coding sequence ATGACCGAGCCGCGCCCCTCGAACGCCGGGTACGCCTTCCGCACGCAGGTCCGCCGGGGCGGCCAGACGGTTCTGGCGTTCCTGAGCGCCGAGTACCGGCACTCCAGCCTGCAGGAGTGGGCCGCGCGGCTCGCGGCGGGCGAGGTGGAGATCAGCGGCGCGCGCGCCCACGGCCCGGAGGTGCTGCGCGCCGGGCAGGTTGTCGTGTGGCACCGGCCCCCCTGGCAGGAGGAGGCCGCGCCCCTGCACTTTGAGGTGCTGCATGAGGACGAGGCGCTGCTCGCTGTGAACAAACCCTCGGGGTTGCCCACCCTGCCGGGAGGCGGGTTTCTGGCGCACACGCTGCTCACCCAGGTGCGCGCGCAGTACCCGGGCGCCAGTCCGCTGCACCGGCTGGGGCGCGGCACGAGCGGCATCGTGCTGTTCGCGCGGACCGGCGCGGCCGGATCGGCCCTGTCGCGCGCGTGGCGGGAGCACGACGTGCACAAGGTGTACCGTGCGCTGGCCGCCGGGGTGGCCGGCCCGGACCGCCTGGAGATCCGCACGCCGATCGGTCCGGTGCCTCACCCGCGCCTGGGCACCGTGCACGCCGCCACGCCGGACGGCAAACCGTCGCGCAGCGTGGCGACCGTCCGCGCACGCCGGGCGGACAGCACGCTGTTCGACGTCGAGATTCACACCGGCCGGCCGCACCAGATCCGCATTCACCTGGCCAGTGCCGGGCACCCGCTGGTCGGGGATCCGCTGTACGGCCCGGGCGGGGGGCCGCTGCCCGGCCTGCCGGGACTGCCCGGTGACCTGGGGTACCACCTGCACGCCTGGACCCTGGCGTTTACCCACCCGATCGGTGGCAGGCGCGTGCATCTGGAGGCCTGCCCCCCGGACGTCCTACACTGA
- a CDS encoding HD domain-containing phosphohydrolase, producing the protein MSGSAASGPADPGRGQTLRRALGGRLTGGPRAMYLLLTLTALCTVGSSAVINDASRHQRIVLLLADTTAATRAVSALEWQALSADRPPPAVQVELRAGVQQLHELRRALTQVSGAPLPGHEAPQGLTSVLPLLDRYANVMTRQSALLDAAGPHTARTVSRVTVAPAVGALLTRIGEVRALQERAARRSLQAAVLLALLTALTALLTAALLTYRLQLSLQQARTLRAEAQQQLEREERDPLTGLWNRRGLARQFMLAQAAGPLSVAVLDLNRLKSINDLGGHGAGDAHLRRMAHALQAACEDRGTAARLGGDEFALLLPRHTPDQAQALLRSVASSLEHPEDTLPPFAHGAVQVTAVTSLDRVLTLADAAMYEHKEQQRLEASSGRSLGASVEEFTSRLEQLETPQGVLLEGLRIAREVLGFDGSAYLERRGETFVLSRLDGRVPEGTAAVTLGRVYRGGRGLTGQVIERSVTCWSNDYPAETHVMDIWVEAGLKSVLMVPVRYGGRLMGVISLLHFETWRVITPQARRLTEALASRLGHTFEQQVAVENVRHALQGGLMALGAALEERDLETAGHTERVVQLAERLGRRMGLTESALDALRHGASLHDIGKLTIPDAILLKPGPLNAPEWQVMQHHAARGYDIAQRLQGLMPGTLDVIRHHHERWDGAGYPDRLAGECIPLVARIFAVCDVYDALTHPRPYKPAWTHAEAVTEIRALGGTHFDPHVTQAFLRLMDQRAPQLSARR; encoded by the coding sequence ATGAGCGGTTCCGCAGCGTCTGGCCCCGCCGACCCTGGCCGGGGCCAGACGCTACGCCGTGCGCTGGGCGGTCGCCTGACCGGCGGGCCCCGCGCCATGTACCTGCTCCTGACCCTCACGGCGCTGTGCACGGTGGGCAGCAGCGCCGTGATCAACGACGCCTCGCGGCACCAGCGGATCGTGCTGCTGCTGGCCGACACCACGGCCGCCACGCGGGCCGTCAGCGCCCTGGAGTGGCAGGCCCTGAGTGCGGACCGCCCGCCGCCGGCGGTGCAGGTGGAACTGCGGGCGGGCGTGCAGCAGCTGCACGAGCTGCGCCGCGCCCTGACCCAGGTGAGTGGCGCGCCTCTGCCCGGGCATGAGGCCCCACAGGGCCTGACGAGCGTGCTGCCACTGCTGGACCGCTACGCGAACGTCATGACGCGGCAGTCGGCGCTGCTGGACGCCGCCGGGCCCCACACTGCCCGCACGGTGAGCCGCGTGACGGTCGCCCCAGCCGTGGGGGCGCTGCTGACACGCATTGGTGAGGTGCGCGCCCTTCAGGAACGGGCCGCGCGCCGCAGCCTGCAGGCGGCGGTGCTGCTGGCGCTCCTGACGGCCCTGACGGCGCTGCTCACCGCGGCGCTGCTCACCTACCGGCTGCAGCTGAGTCTGCAGCAGGCGCGCACGCTGCGCGCCGAGGCGCAGCAGCAACTGGAACGGGAGGAACGCGACCCGCTGACCGGCCTGTGGAACCGCCGCGGCCTGGCCCGGCAGTTCATGCTGGCGCAGGCCGCGGGGCCGCTGAGCGTGGCGGTGCTGGACCTCAACCGCCTGAAAAGCATCAATGACCTGGGCGGGCACGGAGCGGGCGACGCGCACCTGCGCCGCATGGCGCACGCCCTGCAGGCCGCGTGCGAGGACCGGGGCACGGCCGCGCGGCTGGGCGGTGATGAGTTCGCGCTGCTGCTGCCGCGGCACACGCCCGATCAGGCGCAGGCGCTGCTGCGCAGCGTGGCCTCCAGCCTGGAACACCCGGAAGACACCCTGCCGCCGTTCGCACACGGCGCGGTGCAGGTCACGGCCGTCACGTCCCTGGACCGCGTGCTCACCCTGGCAGACGCCGCCATGTACGAACACAAGGAGCAGCAGCGCCTGGAGGCCAGCTCGGGCCGCAGTCTGGGCGCCAGCGTGGAGGAGTTCACCTCCCGCCTGGAGCAGCTGGAAACGCCGCAGGGCGTACTGCTCGAGGGCCTGCGCATCGCGCGCGAGGTGCTGGGCTTCGACGGCAGCGCCTACCTGGAACGCCGCGGGGAGACGTTCGTCCTGAGCCGGCTGGACGGCCGCGTGCCGGAGGGCACCGCCGCCGTCACGCTGGGCCGCGTGTACCGGGGCGGGCGGGGCCTGACCGGGCAGGTGATCGAACGCAGCGTCACCTGCTGGAGCAACGACTACCCGGCCGAGACGCACGTGATGGACATCTGGGTGGAAGCCGGGTTGAAAAGCGTACTGATGGTGCCGGTGCGGTACGGGGGCCGCCTGATGGGCGTGATCAGTCTCCTGCACTTTGAGACGTGGCGGGTCATCACCCCGCAGGCGCGTCGCCTGACCGAAGCCCTGGCGTCCCGGCTGGGACACACCTTCGAGCAGCAGGTGGCGGTGGAGAACGTCCGGCACGCCCTGCAGGGCGGCCTGATGGCGCTGGGCGCGGCGCTGGAGGAACGCGATCTGGAAACCGCGGGGCACACCGAGCGCGTCGTGCAGCTTGCCGAGCGGCTCGGACGCCGGATGGGCCTGACCGAATCGGCCCTGGACGCGCTGCGTCACGGCGCGTCCCTGCATGACATCGGGAAGCTGACCATCCCGGACGCCATCCTGCTCAAGCCCGGGCCGCTGAACGCGCCGGAATGGCAGGTCATGCAGCATCACGCCGCGCGCGGGTATGACATCGCCCAGCGCCTCCAGGGCCTGATGCCCGGCACGCTGGACGTGATCCGCCACCATCACGAACGCTGGGACGGCGCCGGCTACCCCGACCGGCTGGCCGGGGAGTGTATTCCGCTCGTGGCGCGGATCTTCGCGGTGTGCGACGTGTATGACGCCCTGACCCACCCGCGCCCGTACAAACCGGCGTGGACGCACGCGGAGGCCGTCACGGAAATCCGCGCGCTGGGCGGCACGCACTTCGACCCGCACGTCACGCAGGCGTTTTTGCGGCTCATGGACCAGCGCGCGCCTCAGCTCAGCGCGCGCCGCTGA
- the pyrE gene encoding orotate phosphoribosyltransferase, which translates to MNVLELYQQAGAYHEGHFLLASGRHSPKFLQSTTVLQHPHYTEQLGRALAEGLRGAGIEAQFVIGPAMGGVVLAYETARHYGTRAIFAEKDGQGGMKIREAFTVAPGETFVAVEDVLTTGGSVLKAVRAAEAAGGRCVGIACIVDRRPGGGPLAGYPLVSLAQLVFDTYAPDEVPEWLAALPLQEI; encoded by the coding sequence ATGAACGTCCTCGAACTGTACCAGCAGGCCGGCGCTTACCACGAGGGGCACTTTCTGCTCGCATCGGGCCGGCACAGCCCCAAGTTCCTGCAGAGCACCACCGTTTTGCAGCACCCGCACTACACCGAGCAGCTCGGGCGGGCCCTGGCTGAGGGACTGCGCGGCGCGGGCATCGAGGCGCAGTTCGTCATCGGCCCGGCCATGGGCGGCGTGGTGCTGGCCTATGAAACGGCGCGGCACTACGGCACGCGCGCCATCTTCGCGGAGAAGGACGGTCAGGGCGGCATGAAGATCCGTGAGGCGTTCACCGTGGCGCCCGGTGAGACTTTCGTGGCGGTCGAGGATGTTCTCACGACCGGCGGCAGCGTCCTGAAGGCCGTGCGGGCCGCGGAAGCCGCGGGCGGCCGGTGCGTGGGCATCGCGTGTATCGTGGACCGCCGCCCCGGCGGCGGGCCCCTGGCGGGTTACCCGCTGGTGTCCCTGGCGCAGCTGGTGTTCGACACGTACGCCCCGGACGAAGTGCCGGAGTGGTTGGCCGCGCTGCCCCTGCAGGAGATCTGA
- a CDS encoding helix-turn-helix transcriptional regulator: protein METVAFPEAVVVGVRRRLLGISLQALAAEAHLSPDVLRHVEAGTFDPRSLHALARRVLARRLDITLA from the coding sequence ATGGAGACCGTGGCGTTCCCTGAAGCGGTGGTCGTGGGCGTGAGGCGGCGTCTGCTCGGCATTTCCCTGCAGGCCCTGGCGGCCGAGGCGCACCTGAGTCCGGACGTGCTGCGGCACGTGGAGGCCGGAACCTTTGATCCGCGCAGCCTGCATGCCCTGGCCCGCCGGGTGCTGGCGCGCCGGCTGGACATCACCCTGGCGTAG
- a CDS encoding ribonuclease H, with protein MNQAFVDASWHEETDLNGDLRGLGGWGLVLLRPGLLPTRFQGQLNSADNNAAEVRAVLEAVRAAPEGAPLTVHTDNEAVIAAVGRGRGPAFLADDAREVLGEAAARGIDLRVRYAPRTRRHMLSAHMLANDARRGLGTPGLTDTRSDVLIEQRSSAEEARVSLRRPGERVTAHVPLDFGSEVPPSAQALLAAVGLALPGEVLVVRRASKVAQALWQRPERALRPGAQALLRGARRSADENGVQVEFLGVG; from the coding sequence GTGAACCAGGCGTTCGTGGATGCCAGCTGGCACGAGGAGACGGACCTGAACGGAGACCTGCGTGGCCTGGGCGGCTGGGGGCTGGTGCTGCTGCGTCCCGGGCTGCTGCCCACGCGGTTTCAGGGGCAGCTGAACTCAGCAGACAACAACGCCGCCGAGGTGCGTGCCGTGCTTGAAGCCGTGCGGGCCGCGCCGGAGGGCGCGCCCCTGACCGTTCATACCGACAACGAGGCGGTGATTGCGGCGGTGGGCCGCGGGCGCGGCCCGGCCTTCCTGGCCGACGACGCGCGGGAAGTGCTGGGCGAGGCGGCCGCGCGCGGCATTGACCTGCGGGTCCGGTACGCGCCGCGCACGCGCCGGCACATGCTCAGCGCGCACATGCTCGCCAACGACGCCCGGCGCGGCCTGGGCACGCCGGGCCTGACAGACACCCGTTCGGACGTCCTGATCGAGCAGCGCAGCAGCGCTGAGGAAGCCCGCGTGAGCCTGCGCCGGCCCGGGGAGCGCGTCACCGCTCACGTGCCGCTGGACTTCGGCTCGGAGGTGCCGCCCAGCGCGCAGGCGCTGCTCGCCGCGGTGGGGCTCGCCCTGCCGGGCGAGGTGCTCGTCGTGCGGCGCGCCAGCAAGGTCGCGCAGGCGCTGTGGCAGCGGCCCGAGCGGGCGCTGCGGCCCGGCGCGCAGGCCCTGCTGCGGGGCGCGCGGCGCAGCGCGGACGAGAACGGCGTGCAGGTGGAATTCCTGGGGGTCGGGTAG
- a CDS encoding TIM-barrel domain-containing protein: protein MMQGGRAHGVFVDEPWRMEADVTRTHPHEVRSASAGPELDVHVDIDSMDAYKVWTVNRANLPDLRAFVREAAAHGVKLVPIIDPGVKAEPGYDVYEEGLRSDHLVRTVRGDVLVGEVWPDPAVFPDFTRPEVVACWAGRHRLFTDLGIQGQWNDMNEPACLSLREPRDTEDKTLPYDAWHGTHPEGHNAYANGMSETSRAGDAKFSPQVRPWIPTRAGYAGIQRHAAVWTGDNAATWSHLALSLPMIRGRVCEAWPSPARRKGSPAELFAGLRRARQVSGGA, encoded by the coding sequence ATGATGCAGGGCGGCCGGGCGCACGGCGTGTTCGTGGATGAACCGTGGCGCATGGAGGCGGACGTGACGCGCACGCACCCGCACGAGGTGCGTTCTGCCTCGGCGGGCCCGGAACTGGACGTGCACGTGGACATTGATTCCATGGACGCCTACAAGGTCTGGACCGTGAACCGCGCGAACCTCCCGGACCTCCGGGCGTTCGTGCGGGAAGCCGCGGCGCACGGCGTGAAGCTCGTGCCGATCATTGATCCGGGCGTGAAGGCCGAGCCCGGGTACGACGTGTACGAGGAGGGCCTGAGGAGCGATCACCTGGTGCGCACCGTGCGCGGCGACGTGCTGGTCGGGGAGGTCTGGCCGGACCCGGCGGTGTTCCCGGACTTCACGCGGCCGGAGGTGGTGGCGTGCTGGGCCGGACGGCACCGGCTCTTTACGGACCTGGGCATTCAGGGCCAGTGGAACGACATGAACGAACCGGCGTGCCTCAGTCTGCGGGAACCGCGCGACACGGAAGACAAGACCCTGCCGTACGACGCGTGGCACGGCACGCACCCGGAGGGGCACAACGCCTACGCGAACGGCATGAGTGAGACCAGTCGCGCCGGGGACGCGAAGTTCAGTCCGCAGGTCCGGCCGTGGATTCCCACGCGCGCCGGGTACGCCGGCATTCAGCGGCACGCGGCGGTCTGGACGGGCGACAACGCGGCCACGTGGTCGCACCTGGCGCTGAGCCTCCCCATGATTCGCGGGCGGGTGTGTGAGGCATGGCCCTCTCCGGCGCGGCGGAAGGGCAGCCCCGCAGAGCTTTTTGCGGGGCTGCGCCGGGCGCGGCAGGTCAGCGGCGGCGCATGA
- a CDS encoding arginase encodes MLLSIDWDAFSGTRDLVFDAPIWGTRDWDHDRLTAWTDRARRRSGPGWRGLEADFPLYPGWEALRAYAGVPAFVTLSHADAWTWLQQYPPQDVLNLDSHHDLASLSGDPQRIRPGNWAGRGLTEGLIHSYTCLYPDWHAHLRVAEGFDLTRTHTEVAALLPATTLARVTLTRQAAPGAGLPDPAHVTSVLLVQSPAWTSPAHDAEFQVLARALRAQALVPPLRRPAP; translated from the coding sequence GTGCTGCTGAGTATTGACTGGGACGCCTTCTCCGGCACACGCGACCTCGTGTTCGACGCGCCCATCTGGGGCACGCGCGACTGGGACCACGACCGCCTGACCGCCTGGACGGACCGCGCCCGCCGGCGCAGCGGTCCCGGCTGGCGTGGCCTGGAGGCCGATTTCCCCCTGTATCCCGGGTGGGAGGCGCTGCGCGCCTACGCGGGCGTGCCGGCGTTCGTGACCCTCAGTCACGCCGACGCCTGGACGTGGCTGCAGCAGTACCCCCCGCAGGACGTTCTGAACCTGGATTCCCACCACGACCTCGCCAGCCTCAGTGGAGACCCGCAGCGCATCCGGCCCGGCAACTGGGCTGGACGCGGCCTCACGGAAGGCCTGATCCACTCGTACACCTGCCTGTACCCCGACTGGCACGCCCACCTGCGGGTCGCCGAGGGCTTTGACCTGACCCGCACCCACACTGAAGTGGCCGCGCTGCTGCCCGCCACGACCCTCGCGCGCGTCACCCTGACCCGGCAGGCGGCGCCCGGCGCCGGACTGCCCGACCCGGCGCACGTCACCTCAGTGCTACTGGTGCAGTCGCCTGCCTGGACCAGTCCCGCCCACGACGCGGAGTTTCAGGTCCTGGCCCGCGCGCTGCGTGCGCAGGCCCTGGTGCCGCCCCTGCGCCGGCCCGCGCCCTGA
- a CDS encoding GNAT family N-acetyltransferase, which translates to MSTLHPARTITVGPTGPHEWNAAAQAYTAALPHDPISGDELRKRNEEQRAWGHHAGVLVARQAGEVIGSASYFQDPGAFHPQRFTLELAVHPDHQGHGAGAALWQALDGQLRALNAESARILAREDHPVAPGFLARRGFTGDKRYFTSALRLDTFDPRPYEALEQRLKALGVHVRSLSELRAAGTPDLTGRLHGLMSEVRQDVPRAEPATPLARQVFEEAVLGDPGLLPGAYLVAEHGGAFIAQTALYHSEASPDLLTGLTGVTRPWRGRGVATLLKVAAARAGQALGAPLIRTDNASDNAPMLAVNDRLGFVRDPASVSHLVRFT; encoded by the coding sequence ATGAGCACCCTGCACCCTGCCCGGACCATCACGGTCGGCCCCACCGGACCGCACGAGTGGAACGCCGCAGCGCAGGCGTACACCGCCGCGCTGCCCCACGACCCCATCAGCGGCGATGAGCTGCGCAAACGCAACGAGGAACAGCGCGCCTGGGGCCACCACGCGGGCGTGCTGGTCGCCCGGCAGGCCGGCGAGGTGATCGGCAGCGCCAGTTACTTCCAGGACCCCGGCGCGTTCCACCCGCAGCGCTTCACGCTGGAACTCGCCGTGCACCCCGACCACCAGGGTCACGGCGCCGGCGCGGCCCTCTGGCAGGCCCTCGACGGGCAGCTGCGTGCCCTGAATGCCGAGTCCGCCCGCATCCTGGCGCGCGAGGACCATCCGGTCGCGCCGGGCTTCCTCGCGCGGCGGGGCTTCACCGGGGACAAGCGGTACTTCACGTCCGCCCTGCGGCTGGACACGTTCGACCCGCGCCCGTACGAGGCGCTGGAGCAGCGGCTGAAGGCGCTGGGCGTGCACGTCCGCTCTCTCAGCGAGCTGCGGGCCGCCGGCACGCCTGACCTGACGGGCCGCCTGCACGGCCTGATGAGCGAAGTCCGGCAGGACGTTCCCCGCGCCGAACCCGCCACGCCCCTCGCCCGGCAGGTGTTCGAGGAAGCTGTGCTTGGCGATCCGGGCCTGCTGCCCGGTGCGTACCTCGTGGCGGAACACGGTGGCGCGTTCATCGCTCAGACCGCCCTGTACCACAGCGAGGCCAGCCCGGACCTGCTGACCGGCCTGACCGGCGTGACCCGCCCCTGGCGCGGGCGGGGCGTGGCGACCCTCCTGAAAGTCGCTGCGGCCCGCGCCGGCCAGGCCCTGGGCGCCCCGCTGATCCGCACCGACAACGCCAGCGACAACGCCCCCATGCTCGCCGTGAACGACCGCCTGGGCTTCGTGCGCGACCCTGCCAGCGTGTCTCACCTGGTCCGCTTCACGTGA
- a CDS encoding GNAT family N-acetyltransferase produces MTATLPFTLRAATDADLPALAALLSAVNPRHPWTAETLAYDLRTLRADPLGLHVEQWVAQNDAGQLLGTAAVLQFGGMYHPDRYHVELGVHPAERGRGVGTALAEQLSAHLRARGAREVLAGAYEDEPEGVAFLHARGFQEVMRVFDNVLTMSDFDLPAWQIQAALPAGLRAVSLAQLKTELGEAAALRAYYAGWTEAREDVPRPGPVTAVPFESFLDRQNRPEHLPEAVMLAVTPAGEVAAISELYLDLHDPQRLNTGLTGTRRAWRRQGLALALKIAALKVARDRGASEVWTGNATTNRPMLALNERLGFRPRVAWIEMQWGDVSATAVPGALSGEHE; encoded by the coding sequence GTGACCGCCACGCTGCCCTTCACGCTGCGCGCCGCCACCGACGCCGACCTGCCCGCCCTGGCGGCGCTGCTCAGCGCCGTGAACCCCCGCCACCCCTGGACTGCCGAGACGCTCGCGTACGACCTGCGCACCCTGCGCGCCGATCCCCTCGGCCTGCACGTGGAGCAGTGGGTCGCGCAGAACGACGCGGGACAGCTGCTCGGCACCGCCGCCGTGCTGCAGTTCGGCGGCATGTACCACCCCGACCGGTACCACGTGGAACTCGGCGTGCACCCCGCCGAGCGCGGCCGGGGCGTGGGCACCGCCCTGGCTGAACAGCTCAGCGCCCACCTGCGCGCCCGCGGCGCCCGCGAGGTGCTGGCCGGCGCGTACGAGGACGAACCCGAGGGTGTGGCGTTCCTGCACGCGCGGGGCTTCCAGGAGGTCATGCGCGTTTTCGACAACGTCCTGACCATGAGTGACTTCGACCTGCCCGCGTGGCAGATCCAGGCGGCCCTGCCGGCGGGGCTGCGCGCCGTGAGCCTCGCGCAGCTGAAAACCGAACTTGGAGAGGCCGCCGCCCTGCGCGCCTACTACGCCGGCTGGACCGAGGCGCGCGAGGACGTGCCCCGCCCCGGCCCCGTCACCGCCGTTCCGTTCGAATCCTTCCTGGACCGCCAGAACCGACCCGAGCACCTGCCTGAAGCCGTTATGCTGGCAGTCACGCCTGCCGGTGAGGTGGCCGCCATCTCCGAGCTGTACCTGGACCTGCACGACCCACAGCGCCTGAACACCGGCCTGACCGGCACCCGGCGGGCCTGGCGACGTCAGGGCCTGGCGCTGGCGCTGAAAATCGCGGCGCTGAAGGTCGCGCGCGACCGCGGGGCAAGCGAGGTCTGGACCGGCAACGCCACCACCAACCGCCCCATGCTGGCCCTCAACGAACGCCTGGGCTTCCGGCCGCGCGTCGCGTGGATCGAGATGCAATGGGGTGACGTGTCCGCCACCGCGGTGCCGGGCGCACTCTCTGGAGAGCATGAATGA
- a CDS encoding GNAT family N-acetyltransferase yields the protein MTAFTLRELHKPDDFPGVADVLSTSDPDWPVTPELLAVWDQAHDPALHRCELVAEQSGRIVGVGHVGHDDFAFENWRYFGRLIVHPEARGQGVGTALYDALMTRLRARGAQDIRTMLSDQERDAPGRAFLATRGFTRTWDRFESRIHTGDLNLGAFGDLMTAVAAGGVHLRSIADLAEDPERNRRLWELDWLLFQDVPMGQTLTRRPFEAWVKQELDDPTFSAELSFVAVRPEVNDPLTGPYVGYSTLMSNPAGFHVIGMTGVRREDRGRGVAKALKVAAMLALHERGGGEIRTFNDPPNKAMLGMNRALGFRPGPTRSRYELHLDPVTGARRAIEPAASLTAHTEMAP from the coding sequence ATGACTGCCTTCACGCTGCGCGAGCTGCACAAACCCGATGATTTTCCCGGTGTGGCCGACGTGCTCAGCACCAGCGACCCGGACTGGCCGGTCACGCCGGAACTGCTCGCCGTGTGGGACCAGGCGCACGATCCGGCGCTGCACCGCTGCGAGCTGGTGGCCGAGCAGAGCGGCCGCATTGTGGGGGTGGGCCACGTCGGCCACGACGATTTCGCTTTCGAGAACTGGCGTTACTTCGGGCGCCTCATCGTGCATCCGGAGGCCCGCGGGCAGGGCGTCGGCACGGCCCTGTACGACGCCCTGATGACCCGGCTGAGGGCACGCGGCGCGCAGGACATCCGAACCATGCTCAGTGACCAGGAGCGCGACGCGCCGGGCCGCGCCTTTCTGGCCACCCGCGGCTTTACCCGCACCTGGGACCGTTTCGAGTCCCGCATTCACACCGGTGACCTGAACCTCGGCGCCTTTGGCGACCTGATGACGGCCGTGGCGGCCGGCGGCGTGCACCTGCGGTCCATCGCGGACCTGGCCGAGGACCCCGAGCGGAACCGGCGCCTGTGGGAACTCGACTGGTTGCTGTTCCAGGATGTCCCCATGGGGCAGACCCTGACCCGCCGGCCGTTCGAGGCGTGGGTGAAACAGGAACTGGACGATCCCACCTTCAGTGCCGAACTGTCCTTCGTGGCCGTGCGTCCCGAGGTGAACGACCCGCTGACCGGACCGTACGTGGGGTACAGCACCCTGATGTCCAACCCCGCCGGCTTCCACGTGATCGGCATGACCGGCGTGCGCCGCGAGGACCGCGGGCGCGGCGTTGCCAAGGCCCTGAAGGTCGCCGCCATGCTCGCCCTGCACGAACGCGGCGGCGGCGAGATCCGCACCTTCAACGACCCGCCCAACAAGGCCATGCTCGGCATGAACCGCGCCCTGGGGTTCCGCCCCGGCCCGACCCGCAGCCGCTATGAACTGCACCTGGACCCCGTGACCGGTGCGCGCCGCGCCATTGAACCCGCCGCCAGCCTCACGGCCCACACGGAGATGGCCCCGTGA